AGGTGCGTCGAAAAGCGATGTCGCTACCCCGTGATACTGGAGCTTTGCATTGGAAGAGTTTTTAAATTTTCCTTCAATAAGCGTTTTATGCGGAACACTTATCAAGTCAAATTTATCAAGCAAGGACTCTTCTATCTCTATAAGACGCTGCGAAGTGGAGCGGTGCGTACGAATATCGTCCGAAGCCCTGTATACCTTTTTAGCTGCAGGATTCAGCCCTGAAAGCCTATCGAACAAAAAAAGACCATTCATGCTTTCATAGATAACCATATCAGCTTGATGTATCTTATCAATAAACAAGGGGTCCATAGGAAACAACGGATACTTGTCCCACAAAGGCTTTACAATATGCTCAAGACTAGACAAAGGCATCGCAATCGGATGCCAAAGCGGAAAATAAACGTAGCTGAAATAGCGATCTTCTATCTGAACAAGCCTGTTTGCCTCTCGACGTAACGATTTATACTGAAGGCGATGATCGTGAATCAGATACGAAAGCCAACTAATTCCAGTTGTGACAAACGTTACAGAGTGGCCCTGTTCCCAAAAAGCCTGGGCAAGCCAGTGAAACCCTGCTCTTCTCTTTGACTTGCAATAATGCGCTGAAATTAAAACAATATTCATAATATTAATTGCCAGATATCATCCGCCCTTCGCATGTCAATATACGCAGGCAAGGTCGATT
This is a stretch of genomic DNA from Desulfovibrio subterraneus. It encodes these proteins:
- a CDS encoding GumK N-terminal domain-containing glycosyltransferase, encoding MNIVLISAHYCKSKRRAGFHWLAQAFWEQGHSVTFVTTGISWLSYLIHDHRLQYKSLRREANRLVQIEDRYFSYVYFPLWHPIAMPLSSLEHIVKPLWDKYPLFPMDPLFIDKIHQADMVIYESMNGLFLFDRLSGLNPAAKKVYRASDDIRTHRSTSQRLIEIEESLLDKFDLISVPHKTLIEGKFKNSSNAKLQYHGVATSLFDAPSASPYTHSPNCVFVGVSLLDENFIDIASSEFPECTFTIIGPFSAKIQKGNVKYTSEIPFEETVPYIKHADVGLITLQKKNQHASSFSDTLKVHQYRYVGLPIVAPEFIDIHRDNAFYYTPDDVGSIVEAMESALGAPKSKNSKSEVNDWNAVVRQIVESVA